The following proteins are co-located in the Pyricularia oryzae 70-15 chromosome 1, whole genome shotgun sequence genome:
- a CDS encoding DNA-(apurinic or apyrimidinic site) lyase 1, with protein sequence MAPRQSARRKAAAATTEPKVEIKEVEQETKVVVAQTNGKKSRTIATTVVKKETKVQVKRKAEDEDEDEAELSDHCKKEKAKEEKVELQDIPEIKPAAKRQKTTKGKDQDTMPLAERTVVSTLKRAMYIGAHVSAAGGVQNSVENAAQIGANAFALFLKSQRKWANPPLAPDARDQFHSSCTKHSYDAAKHCLPHGSYLVNLAQPEKEKADQAYSNFVDDLKRCDELGIRLYNFHPGSALKDTKEAAIGRIAAQLNRSHKETKSVITVVENMAGSGNVVGSTFEDLRDIIELVEDKSRVGVCIDTCHAFAAGYDLRTPEAFKKTFDEFDRIVGNKYLKAFHLNDSKAPFGSNRDLHANIGTGFLGLRAFHSVVNHAPFQDLPMVLETPIDKKDASGKTVEDRQVWADEIKLLESLIEMDAESDEFQKLAEKLQKSGAAERKRVQEQVDKKAEKDAKKAAPKGKAVKGRKKKAETDEDSE encoded by the exons ATGGCTCCTCGCCAGTCCGCGCGAAGGAAAGCGGCGGCCGCAACCACAGAACCCAAAGTCGAGATCAAGGAAGTCGAACAAGAGACCAAGGTCGTCGTCGCGCAGACGAACGGCAAAAAATCGCGCACAATAGCCACAACCGTCGTCAAGAAAGAGACCAAAGTTCAAGTGAAGCGGAAGgcagaggacgaggacgaggacgaagccGAGCTCTCGGACCactgcaaaaaagaaaaggccaaGGAAGAAAAGGTCGAGCTCCAAGACATACCCGAGATAAAGCCCGCTGCAAAGCGACAAAAGACGACCAAGGGAAAAGACCAAGATACAATGCCGTTGGCGGAGCGAACCGTGGTGTCGACGCTGAAGAGGGCTATGTACATTGGTGCCCACGTCAGCGCTGCAGGAG GCGTTCAAAACTCGGTCGAAAATGCAGCTCAAATAGGCGCCAATGCCTTCGCCCTATTCCTCAAATCTCAGCGCAAATGGGCGAACCCACCACTAGCTCCCGATGCGCGGGACCAGTTCCACTCCTCATGCACCAAGCACTCGTACGATGCCGCCAAGCATTGCTTGCCCCACGGCTCATACCTCGTCAACCTAGCACAGCCGGAGAAGGAAAAGGCGGACCAGGCATACAGCAACTTTGTGGACGACCTCAAGCGATGCGATGAGCTGGGCATAAGGCTATACAACTTCCACCCGGGCTCGGCGCTAAAGGACACCAAGGAGGCTGCGATCGGGCGCATCGCCGCGCAGCTGAACCGGTCGCACAAGGAAACCAAGAGCGTCATAACAGTGGTGGAGAACATGGCTGGGAGCGGCAACGTAGTGGGTTCCACATTTGAGGACCTGCGCGACATTATCGAGCTGGTGGAGGACAAGTCGCGTGTCGGCGTGTGCATAGACACGTGCCATGCTTTTGCCGCCGGGTACGACCTGCGCACCCCTGAGGCCTTCAAGAAGACGTTTGACGAGTTTGATCGCATCGTCGGCAACAAGTATCTCAAGGCGTTCCACCTCAACGACAGCAAGGCCCCATTTGGATCCAACAGGGACCTTCACGCAAACATTGGCACGGGCTTTCTGGGGCTGCGGGCTTTCCACTCGGTCGTGAACCACGCTCCCTTCCAGGACCTGCCCATGGTGCTCGAGACGCCCATCGACAAAAAGGACGCCAGCGGCAAGACTGTCGAGGACAGGCAGGTCTGGGCTGACGAGATCAAGCTGCTCGAGAGCCTGATCGAGATGGACGCTGAGAGTGATGAGTTTCAGAAGCTCGCAGAGAAGTTGCAGAAAAGCGGTGCAGCTGAGAGGAAGAGGGTACAGGAGCAGGTTGATAAGAAGGCGGAGAAGGACGCGAAAAAGGCGGCGCCCAAGGGGAAGGCTGTGAAgggaaggaagaaaaaggccGAAACAGATGAGGATAGCGAGTAA